The following are encoded in a window of Tessaracoccus flavescens genomic DNA:
- a CDS encoding APC family permease, protein MKVFSGIKRLLFGRRLANAQMGETLLPKRIALPVFASDALSSVAYAPDEILITLSLAGMAGFMFSWEIGLAVGVVVAVVVMSYRQTVHAYPSGGGDYEVAKVNLGRYAGLTVASSLLVDYMLTVAVSVSAGVINAKAMLPFLEGHEAWTAVAVIVFLTIVNLRGVRESGGAFAIPTYVFMGSMLAMIGIGLFRIFVLGQELMSETADLIVVREDGAEDVMGWALVAILARAFSSGCAALTGVEAISNGVPAFKPPKSRNASRVLAMLGLLAITMLLGIIALANLTKVHLIDELTGTHYIDALGNTIHSAATTVTGQLARVVFMDWFQPGFYIVVTATMLILFLAANTAFNGFPSLASILAKDGYLPRQLHTRGDRLAYSNGIVALSLAAIALVLIFNASVTALIQLYVVGVFISFTLGQIGMVKHWTRELKVESEPEKRKKMRRSRMINIVGATLTGIVLVIVLISKFTHGAYLAVVAMGVFFLLMLAISNHYRAVEEEVALTPDSDRALPSRVRGVVLVQQVNLPTVKAIAFARATRPTTLTAVTVAIDDDAVEEILDQWEAEDFGIPLKVIASPYREITGPFIKYVAKLRTENPRDVVSVYIPEFVVGHWWEQLLHNQTALLIRTRLHFMQGVMVTSVPYQLASSDARKQRARKASAPRPPR, encoded by the coding sequence GTGAAGGTCTTCTCGGGTATCAAACGCCTGCTGTTCGGCAGGCGTCTCGCGAATGCGCAGATGGGCGAGACACTGCTGCCTAAGCGCATCGCGCTGCCCGTCTTCGCCTCCGACGCGCTCAGCTCCGTGGCCTACGCGCCGGACGAGATCCTGATCACCTTGTCTCTCGCCGGCATGGCGGGGTTCATGTTCTCGTGGGAGATCGGCCTCGCGGTCGGCGTCGTCGTAGCCGTCGTCGTCATGTCGTACCGGCAGACCGTCCACGCCTACCCGAGCGGTGGAGGCGACTACGAGGTGGCGAAGGTCAACCTCGGTCGCTACGCGGGGCTGACGGTCGCGTCGTCACTGCTGGTCGACTACATGCTCACCGTCGCCGTCTCGGTCTCCGCCGGGGTGATCAACGCGAAGGCCATGCTGCCCTTCCTTGAGGGGCATGAGGCCTGGACGGCCGTCGCCGTGATCGTCTTCCTGACCATCGTCAACCTGCGCGGCGTGCGCGAGTCGGGCGGCGCGTTCGCCATCCCCACCTACGTGTTCATGGGTTCCATGCTCGCCATGATCGGCATCGGGCTGTTCCGCATCTTCGTGCTCGGGCAGGAGTTGATGAGCGAGACGGCCGACCTGATCGTCGTGCGTGAGGACGGCGCGGAGGACGTCATGGGATGGGCGCTCGTCGCCATCCTCGCCCGCGCCTTCTCCTCGGGCTGCGCCGCGCTCACCGGCGTCGAGGCGATCAGCAACGGGGTGCCCGCCTTCAAGCCTCCGAAGAGCCGCAACGCCTCACGGGTGCTCGCCATGCTCGGGCTGCTCGCCATCACGATGCTGCTCGGCATCATCGCGCTTGCGAACCTCACGAAGGTCCACCTGATCGACGAGCTGACCGGGACGCACTACATCGATGCGCTTGGCAACACGATCCACTCGGCGGCCACCACGGTGACCGGCCAGCTCGCGCGGGTCGTGTTCATGGACTGGTTCCAGCCGGGCTTCTACATCGTGGTCACCGCGACGATGCTGATCCTGTTCCTCGCGGCAAACACCGCGTTCAACGGGTTCCCCTCGCTCGCCTCGATCCTGGCGAAGGACGGCTACCTTCCCCGCCAGCTGCACACCCGTGGTGACCGGCTTGCCTACTCCAACGGCATCGTCGCGCTCTCGCTGGCCGCCATCGCGCTCGTCCTGATCTTCAACGCCTCGGTCACCGCGCTGATCCAGCTGTACGTCGTCGGGGTGTTCATCTCGTTCACGCTCGGCCAGATCGGCATGGTCAAGCACTGGACCCGCGAGCTGAAGGTCGAGTCTGAGCCGGAGAAGCGCAAGAAGATGCGCCGCTCCCGCATGATCAACATCGTCGGCGCCACCCTCACCGGCATCGTGCTTGTCATCGTGCTGATCTCCAAGTTCACCCACGGCGCGTACCTCGCCGTCGTGGCCATGGGTGTCTTCTTCCTGCTCATGCTCGCCATCTCGAACCACTACAGGGCCGTCGAGGAGGAGGTCGCACTGACCCCCGACTCCGACCGCGCCCTTCCGAGCCGGGTGCGCGGCGTCGTGCTCGTCCAGCAGGTCAATCTGCCGACCGTGAAGGCGATCGCCTTCGCGCGCGCCACCAGGCCGACCACGCTGACCGCGGTCACCGTCGCCATCGACGACGACGCGGTCGAGGAGATCCTCGACCAGTGGGAGGCCGAGGACTTCGGCATCCCGCTGAAGGTGATCGCCTCGCCGTACCGCGAGATCACCGGCCCCTTCATCAAGTACGTGGCGAAGCTGCGCACCGAGAACCCGCGCGACGTCGTGAGCGTCTACATCCCCGAGTTCGTCGTCGGGCACTGGTGGGAGCAGTTGTTGCACAACCAGACGGCGCTGTTGATCCGCACCCGGCTGCACTTCATGCAGGGAGTGATGGTCACCTCCGTTCCCTACCAGCTCGCCAGTTCCGATGCGCGCAAGCAGCGTGCCCGTAAGGCCTCCGCGCCGAGGCCTCCTCGATGA
- a CDS encoding leucine-rich repeat domain-containing protein, translating into MTDGYARGPSDLAQAGKATPSVDTDKGLGGRDRRRSPHPDHRPRCTARERRATHPGRRAARLRDRATQAARRVRPTADQLATVTDLSCVNRSVASLEGIKHLTGLTELILSTNQITDLTPLSGLTGLNRLLLPGNPVSDPAPLATLTSLRVLSLDSSAVTSLTALAPLTGLTDLSVTQRSKSPHPGIDSLDGVQHMTGLSRLVANNSRISDLGPLAGLTKLQSLHLLGNQISDLTPLTDLTGLTSLGLSSNQITSVAPLAGMSKLTSLDLGTNRIADLSPLGSLDQLGFMGLKARWQSVTLDAVPAELVTSVPSPRPRTGGPAVTLTPPTGITVDGGRVTYPSPGSYSWTFADGASEFGGTIVQPVTEKVLDPAVIPDAGLRSCIAEAAGSDGVPTRADVAGLSTLRCADRGITDLDGLADAVSLASLDLSDNPLGDLGELGQLPALRTLDLSRTGLARIGQVASLRGLDRVVLDGNHLRDLTGLASAATAFSALAQTSTLPEITGDGKPTPVTVVGADGAPLTTAAPAGVSVKAGVVTYPTAGSYTWSFSHPSFSGKVTQKVTRDRQVADPHAGAAACLAARNVWVVVERDTGLQSGGCATRFSTGLEALHSAGFATTGDGFIRTIGGHPTGDAGEMYWSYWQANRPSSSTVGRWTYSQLGASQSTPEPGSVEGWRFVSYAGGALADPPTWRPSFPATPKPTVTPSPTGSPVPTRTPRPTASPTPTASPTAGPSVDVYSTPGYHQVNGRRWLTTCEPYSRTVRCRTEVWATQVSLTDGRYVQTTGWAFNNLTYQPRMTRAQWAGNPLARTGEFTSAGRRWHTECDTALTGRGGCRSFIWQPNRVAATKGPDGRWSYAVTPGWVFNNLVRFG; encoded by the coding sequence ATGACCGACGGCTACGCCCGCGGCCCCTCCGACCTCGCACAGGCCGGAAAGGCAACACCCAGTGTCGACACTGACAAGGGGCTGGGCGGTCGGGACCGCCGTCGCAGCCCTCATCCTGACCACCGCCCCCGCTGCACCGCTCGCGAGCGCCGCGCCACTCATCCCGGACGACGGGCTGCGCGCCTGCGTGACCGAGCGACTCAAGCTGCCCGTCGGGTCCGACCGACGGCAGACCAGCTCGCGACGGTCACCGACCTGAGCTGCGTCAACCGGTCGGTCGCCTCCCTCGAGGGGATTAAGCACCTGACGGGCCTCACCGAGCTGATCCTCTCGACCAACCAGATCACCGACCTCACCCCGTTGTCCGGGCTCACGGGCCTGAACCGGCTCCTGCTGCCCGGCAACCCGGTTTCTGACCCCGCGCCGCTCGCCACGCTCACCTCGCTGCGCGTGCTCAGCCTGGACAGCTCCGCCGTGACGAGCCTTACGGCGCTAGCACCGCTGACCGGCCTGACCGACCTGTCCGTCACCCAGCGCTCAAAGTCGCCCCACCCGGGCATCGACAGCCTCGACGGCGTCCAGCACATGACCGGCCTCAGCAGGCTCGTCGCCAACAACTCGCGCATCTCCGATCTCGGACCCCTGGCGGGCCTGACGAAGCTCCAGAGCCTCCACCTGCTCGGAAACCAGATCAGCGACCTCACCCCGCTCACCGACCTGACCGGGCTGACCAGCCTCGGCCTCTCGAGCAACCAGATCACCTCCGTCGCGCCGCTGGCGGGCATGTCCAAGCTGACCTCGCTCGACCTCGGCACCAACCGCATCGCCGACCTGTCGCCGCTCGGGAGCCTGGACCAGCTCGGTTTCATGGGCCTGAAGGCCAGGTGGCAGAGCGTCACCCTCGACGCCGTCCCGGCAGAGCTCGTCACCTCCGTCCCGTCACCACGACCGCGCACCGGCGGCCCGGCCGTCACCCTCACCCCACCCACGGGAATCACCGTCGACGGTGGACGCGTCACGTACCCGTCGCCCGGGAGCTACTCCTGGACGTTCGCCGACGGCGCGTCCGAGTTCGGCGGAACGATCGTGCAGCCGGTGACCGAGAAGGTCCTCGACCCGGCGGTGATCCCCGACGCGGGGCTCCGGTCCTGCATCGCTGAGGCGGCAGGCAGCGACGGTGTGCCGACGCGCGCCGACGTCGCGGGCCTTTCCACGCTCCGCTGCGCCGACCGCGGAATCACAGATCTCGACGGGCTCGCAGACGCGGTGTCGCTCGCCTCGCTCGACCTCTCCGACAACCCGCTCGGCGACCTCGGAGAACTCGGTCAGCTCCCGGCCCTCCGCACGCTCGACCTCTCGCGGACCGGCCTCGCCCGCATCGGCCAGGTCGCCTCGCTGCGCGGGCTCGACCGCGTCGTCCTCGACGGCAACCACCTGCGTGACCTGACCGGTCTCGCCTCGGCGGCGACGGCCTTCAGCGCCCTGGCCCAGACCTCGACTCTCCCCGAGATCACAGGAGACGGCAAGCCCACACCCGTCACGGTGGTCGGCGCAGACGGGGCCCCACTGACCACCGCCGCGCCCGCGGGCGTCAGCGTGAAGGCCGGCGTCGTCACCTACCCGACGGCGGGCAGCTACACCTGGAGCTTCTCCCACCCCTCGTTCAGCGGAAAGGTGACGCAGAAGGTGACCCGTGACCGTCAGGTGGCCGATCCGCACGCGGGCGCCGCCGCATGCCTGGCCGCACGCAACGTCTGGGTCGTGGTGGAGCGCGACACCGGGCTGCAGAGCGGGGGATGCGCGACGCGCTTCTCCACGGGCCTCGAAGCGCTGCACAGCGCAGGCTTCGCGACCACCGGCGACGGCTTCATCCGCACCATCGGTGGCCACCCGACGGGAGACGCCGGCGAGATGTACTGGTCCTACTGGCAGGCGAACCGCCCCTCCAGCAGCACCGTCGGCAGGTGGACCTACTCGCAGCTCGGCGCCTCGCAGTCGACCCCGGAGCCAGGCAGCGTCGAGGGATGGCGGTTCGTCAGCTACGCCGGCGGAGCGCTGGCCGATCCACCCACCTGGCGGCCGAGCTTCCCCGCCACCCCGAAGCCCACCGTCACGCCAAGCCCGACCGGATCCCCGGTGCCGACACGCACCCCGCGGCCGACCGCGAGCCCGACCCCCACGGCCAGCCCGACGGCGGGACCCTCCGTGGACGTGTACAGCACCCCTGGCTACCACCAGGTCAACGGACGCCGCTGGCTGACGACCTGCGAACCGTACTCGCGCACCGTCCGCTGCCGCACCGAGGTGTGGGCGACCCAGGTCTCGCTCACCGACGGACGCTACGTCCAGACCACCGGGTGGGCGTTCAACAACCTCACCTACCAGCCACGGATGACACGGGCGCAGTGGGCGGGCAACCCCCTCGCACGCACCGGCGAGTTCACCTCGGCGGGGCGTCGGTGGCACACCGAGTGTGACACGGCGCTGACCGGACGTGGAGGGTGCCGAAGCTTCATCTGGCAGCCCAACCGGGTCGCGGCCACGAAGGGGCCCGACGGCAGGTGGAGTTACGCGGTGACGCCGGGTTGGGTGTTCAACAACCTGGTCCGCTTCGGCTGA
- the acnA gene encoding aconitate hydratase AcnA, which produces MSVNSFGAKSSLDVNGTGYEIFRLDAVPGSEKLPFSLKILLENLLRTEDGANITKEDIEFLGNWDPTAEPDHEIQFTPARVIMQDFTGVPCVVDLATMREAVVSLGGDPDKVNPLSPAEMVIDHSVIAEVFGTPLAFQQNTDIEYQRNRERYQFLRWGQTAFDNFKVVPPGTGIVHQVNIEHLARVIFPRTVDGVLQAYPDTCVGTDSHTTMVNGLGVVGWGVGGIEAEAAMLGQPVSMLIPRVVGFKLKGKLSEGTTATDLVLTITEMLREHKVVGKFVEFYGEGVAEVPLANRATIGNMSPEYGSTIAIFPIDDKTTDYLRLTGRDEQQIALVEAYAKAQGLWHDAAHEPVYSEYIELDLSSVVPSIAGPKRPQDRIKLIDAKSNFETNVGSYTPDPAKVVPVTLTDGASFDLANGAVTVASITSCTNTSNPSVMIGAALLAKKAVEKGLDRKPWVKTSLAPGSQVVTDYYNKAGLTEYLDKIGFNLVGYGCVTCIGNTGPLIPEISKAINDEDLAVTAVLSGNRNFEGRISPDVKMNYLASPMLVIAYALAGTMNIDLLNDPIAQNEAGEDVYLKDIWPSQAEIEEVVGSSISSEMFSERYADVFTGDERWRSLPTPEGNTFEWDDASTYVRKAPYFDGMPAEPAPVEDISGARVLLKLGDSVTTDHISPAGNIKPDSPAGLYLAEHGVERRDFNSYGSRRGNHEVMIRGTFANIRLRNQIAPGTEGGFTRDFTKPDAPVTTVYDASVNYADAGIPLVVLAGKEYGSGSSRDWAAKGTALLGVRVVIAESYERIHRSNLIGMGVLPLQFPEGQSAETLGLTGEETFSVEGVTELNNGTTPKTMKVTAVAPDGTETVFDAVVRIDTPGERGYYVNGGIMQYVLRNLAKA; this is translated from the coding sequence ATGAGCGTCAATAGTTTCGGGGCCAAGTCCAGCCTCGACGTCAACGGCACCGGGTATGAGATCTTCCGTCTCGATGCCGTGCCGGGTTCGGAGAAGTTGCCCTTCAGCCTGAAGATCCTGCTGGAGAACCTCCTGCGCACCGAGGACGGCGCGAACATCACCAAGGAGGACATCGAGTTCCTTGGCAACTGGGATCCGACGGCCGAGCCGGACCACGAGATCCAGTTCACCCCTGCCCGTGTGATCATGCAGGACTTCACCGGCGTTCCCTGCGTCGTCGACCTCGCAACGATGCGCGAGGCCGTGGTCAGCCTGGGTGGCGACCCGGACAAGGTCAACCCGCTGTCGCCGGCCGAGATGGTCATCGACCACTCCGTCATCGCCGAGGTGTTCGGCACCCCCCTGGCCTTCCAGCAGAACACCGACATCGAGTACCAGCGCAACCGCGAGCGCTACCAGTTCCTGCGGTGGGGCCAGACCGCGTTCGACAACTTCAAGGTCGTTCCCCCGGGCACCGGCATCGTCCACCAGGTCAACATCGAGCACCTGGCCCGGGTCATCTTCCCGCGCACCGTCGACGGCGTCCTCCAGGCCTACCCCGACACCTGCGTCGGCACCGACTCCCACACCACGATGGTCAACGGCCTCGGCGTGGTCGGCTGGGGCGTCGGCGGCATCGAGGCCGAGGCGGCCATGCTCGGCCAGCCCGTCTCGATGCTCATCCCGCGCGTCGTCGGCTTCAAGCTGAAGGGCAAGTTGAGCGAGGGCACCACCGCCACCGACCTCGTCCTGACCATCACCGAGATGCTGCGCGAGCACAAGGTCGTCGGCAAGTTCGTCGAGTTCTACGGCGAGGGCGTCGCCGAGGTGCCGCTGGCCAACCGCGCCACCATCGGCAACATGTCGCCCGAGTACGGCTCGACCATCGCGATCTTCCCGATCGACGACAAGACCACCGACTACCTGCGCCTCACCGGTCGCGACGAGCAGCAGATCGCCCTCGTCGAGGCCTACGCGAAGGCCCAGGGCCTCTGGCACGACGCTGCGCACGAGCCGGTCTACTCCGAGTACATCGAGCTCGACCTGTCGAGCGTCGTCCCGTCGATCGCCGGCCCGAAACGCCCGCAGGACCGGATCAAGCTCATCGACGCCAAGTCGAACTTCGAGACCAACGTGGGCTCCTACACGCCCGACCCGGCGAAGGTCGTTCCCGTCACCCTGACCGACGGAGCCTCGTTCGACCTCGCAAACGGCGCGGTCACTGTCGCCTCGATCACGTCGTGCACCAACACGTCGAACCCGAGCGTCATGATCGGTGCGGCGCTCCTCGCGAAGAAGGCCGTCGAAAAGGGCCTCGACCGCAAGCCCTGGGTCAAGACCTCGCTCGCCCCCGGCTCGCAGGTCGTGACCGACTACTACAATAAGGCCGGGCTCACCGAGTACCTGGACAAGATCGGCTTCAACCTCGTCGGCTACGGCTGTGTCACCTGCATCGGCAACACCGGCCCGCTGATCCCCGAGATATCCAAGGCGATCAACGACGAGGACCTCGCAGTGACGGCCGTCCTCTCGGGCAACCGCAACTTCGAGGGCCGGATCAGCCCCGATGTGAAGATGAACTACCTCGCCTCGCCGATGCTGGTCATCGCCTACGCACTCGCGGGAACGATGAACATCGACCTGCTCAACGACCCGATCGCGCAGAACGAGGCCGGCGAGGACGTCTACCTCAAGGACATCTGGCCGTCACAGGCCGAGATCGAAGAGGTCGTCGGCTCATCCATCTCGTCCGAGATGTTCTCCGAGCGCTACGCGGACGTCTTCACCGGCGACGAGCGCTGGCGTTCGCTTCCGACCCCCGAGGGCAACACCTTCGAGTGGGACGACGCCTCCACCTACGTCCGCAAGGCCCCCTACTTCGACGGCATGCCCGCCGAACCGGCTCCGGTCGAGGACATCTCCGGTGCGCGCGTCCTGCTCAAGCTCGGCGACTCGGTCACCACCGACCACATCTCGCCCGCTGGCAACATCAAGCCCGACTCCCCGGCCGGCCTGTACCTGGCAGAGCACGGCGTCGAGCGTCGCGACTTCAACTCCTACGGCTCGCGCCGTGGCAACCACGAGGTCATGATCCGCGGCACCTTCGCCAACATCCGGCTGCGTAACCAGATCGCCCCCGGGACCGAGGGCGGCTTCACGCGTGACTTCACCAAGCCCGACGCCCCCGTGACCACCGTCTACGACGCGTCCGTGAACTACGCCGACGCCGGCATCCCGCTCGTCGTCCTCGCGGGCAAGGAGTACGGCTCCGGATCGTCGCGCGACTGGGCCGCGAAGGGCACCGCGCTGCTCGGCGTTCGCGTCGTCATCGCAGAGAGCTACGAGCGCATCCACCGCTCGAACCTGATCGGCATGGGTGTGCTTCCGCTGCAGTTCCCAGAGGGCCAGTCGGCCGAGACCCTCGGCCTCACGGGCGAGGAGACGTTCTCCGTCGAGGGCGTCACCGAGCTCAACAACGGCACGACGCCCAAGACGATGAAGGTCACCGCGGTCGCCCCCGACGGCACCGAGACCGTCTTCGACGCCGTGGTCCGCATCGACACCCCCGGAGAGCGTGGCTACTACGTCAACGGCGGCATCATGCAGTACGTGCTGAGGAACCTGGCAAAGGCCTGA
- a CDS encoding potassium channel family protein, whose amino-acid sequence MRVSIAGAGNVGRSIARELIANGHQVLLIEKDRSAIKPDSVPGAEWIEADACELQTLEEAELDRCDVSIASTGDDKANLVYSLLAKTEFGVPRTVARVNHPGNEWMFDAQWGVDVSVSTPRLMSALVEEAVSTGDLVRLLTFKKSTAHLSEVTLPEDGRLVGMRVRDIDFPVDAVLVAIIRDGIPLTPERDRAFEASDELLFVATQESEPELAALLTDDDEDELDL is encoded by the coding sequence ATGCGGGTTTCCATCGCTGGAGCCGGGAACGTCGGGCGCTCGATCGCTCGCGAGCTGATCGCCAACGGGCACCAGGTGCTGCTGATCGAGAAGGACCGTTCGGCCATCAAGCCCGATTCGGTTCCGGGCGCCGAGTGGATAGAGGCCGACGCCTGTGAGCTGCAGACGCTCGAGGAGGCAGAGCTGGACCGCTGCGACGTCTCCATCGCCTCGACCGGTGACGACAAGGCCAACCTCGTCTACTCGCTGCTCGCCAAGACGGAGTTCGGCGTGCCGCGCACCGTCGCCCGCGTCAACCATCCCGGAAACGAGTGGATGTTCGACGCGCAGTGGGGCGTCGACGTTTCCGTTTCCACGCCGCGCCTGATGTCGGCGCTCGTGGAGGAGGCTGTCTCGACCGGCGACCTCGTCCGGCTGCTCACCTTCAAGAAGTCGACGGCCCACCTTTCCGAGGTGACGCTCCCCGAGGACGGAAGGCTCGTCGGCATGCGGGTGCGCGACATCGACTTCCCCGTCGACGCGGTGCTGGTGGCGATCATCCGTGACGGCATCCCGCTGACCCCTGAGCGGGACCGCGCGTTCGAGGCCTCCGACGAGCTGCTGTTCGTCGCGACCCAGGAGTCCGAGCCCGAACTCGCCGCCCTCCTCACGGACGACGACGAGGACGAGCTCGACCTCTGA
- a CDS encoding OB-fold nucleic acid binding domain-containing protein, with amino-acid sequence MRKLFLSHEELENEELREQSEVAGVQTVASAEPRSRVQLRGTIVSLTSDAKNGWLEAEVNDGTGTVRLVWMGRSHMQCLIPGRHVQVEGRLALEDGVPVIYNPDFELL; translated from the coding sequence ATGCGGAAGTTGTTCCTATCCCACGAGGAACTCGAGAACGAGGAACTGCGTGAGCAGTCTGAGGTGGCGGGAGTCCAGACGGTCGCCTCGGCCGAGCCTCGCTCGCGGGTCCAGCTCCGCGGCACCATCGTCTCCCTGACCTCCGACGCCAAGAACGGCTGGCTGGAGGCCGAGGTCAACGACGGAACCGGCACCGTCCGCCTCGTGTGGATGGGCCGCAGCCACATGCAGTGCCTCATCCCGGGGCGCCACGTCCAGGTCGAGGGTCGCCTCGCCCTGGAGGACGGCGTGCCCGTGATCTACAACCCGGACTTCGAGCTCCTCTGA
- a CDS encoding potassium channel family protein: MIADSVLCSAHTRRRNPVHIVIMGCGRVGAMLATGLEKRGHSVAVIDVNPEAFRRLGPDFNGTTVKGVGFDREVLEESGIRRADAFAAVSSGDNSNILAARVVREIYHVENVVARIYDQGRAAVYERLGIPTVATVRWTVTQVLRRLLPSGSEPVWRDPTGDARLLQVHVHNGWLGRKIRDLSHEADAPIPFVLRVGRGLVPDRETIYQDGDLIYVACMTDRTDEIETLFASPPEKH, from the coding sequence ATGATCGCTGACTCGGTGCTATGTTCGGCACACACCCGAAGGAGGAACCCGGTGCACATTGTCATCATGGGTTGTGGCCGCGTCGGAGCCATGCTGGCGACAGGCCTGGAGAAGCGGGGCCACAGCGTCGCCGTGATCGACGTCAACCCGGAGGCGTTCCGCCGACTGGGGCCGGACTTCAACGGCACGACGGTCAAGGGCGTCGGCTTCGACCGTGAGGTCCTCGAGGAGTCGGGCATCCGTCGCGCCGACGCCTTCGCAGCCGTCTCCTCGGGAGACAACTCCAACATTCTGGCCGCGCGAGTCGTGCGCGAGATCTACCACGTGGAGAACGTGGTGGCGCGCATCTACGACCAGGGCCGCGCGGCCGTCTACGAGCGGCTGGGCATCCCCACCGTGGCGACGGTGCGTTGGACGGTGACGCAGGTGCTGCGTCGGCTGCTCCCCTCCGGAAGCGAACCCGTCTGGCGTGATCCGACCGGTGACGCCCGCCTGCTCCAGGTGCACGTCCACAACGGTTGGCTCGGCAGGAAGATCCGCGATCTGTCCCACGAGGCCGACGCCCCCATCCCGTTCGTGCTGCGTGTCGGACGGGGTCTCGTCCCTGACCGGGAGACCATCTACCAGGACGGCGATCTGATCTACGTCGCGTGCATGACCGACCGCACCGATGAGATCGAGACGCTCTTCGCGAGCCCGCCCGAGAAACACTGA
- a CDS encoding class I SAM-dependent RNA methyltransferase, which produces MIEVTLGAVAHGGFVVARAEGKVIFTTGGLPGERVVVEVTERGKRFDRGRVVEVLDPAPGRVEPPCPIAGECGGCDWQHADAATQLDLKTAVLAEQLQRLAGVAWEGRIEPVDGGLTRWRTRLRFAADEKGRLGFRARRSHAVVALPDSGCLIADDPPYGEAAKVAVPGEEVSVAVATEDATSVGPRMAIGPDPVRQRVGERWYEVSATGFWQVHREAPEVLTRAVLDGLRPEQGERALDLYCGVGLFAGALVDAGCSVLGIELSRPAIVHARRNVPEARFIAAPLERALRDLPSKVDLVVLDPPRKGAGEKVVRAVAATGPRRIAYVACDPAALARDLATFLDEGYGVESIRGFDLFPMTHHIEAVAILTAPVG; this is translated from the coding sequence ATGATCGAGGTCACCCTCGGCGCCGTCGCACACGGCGGCTTCGTGGTCGCCCGCGCGGAGGGAAAGGTCATCTTCACCACGGGAGGACTACCCGGCGAACGCGTCGTCGTCGAGGTCACGGAGCGCGGAAAGCGCTTCGACCGGGGCCGCGTCGTCGAGGTGCTCGACCCCGCCCCCGGACGCGTCGAGCCGCCCTGCCCGATCGCGGGGGAGTGCGGGGGATGCGACTGGCAGCACGCCGACGCGGCCACCCAGCTCGACCTGAAGACCGCTGTGCTCGCCGAGCAGTTGCAGCGGCTCGCGGGCGTCGCCTGGGAGGGCAGGATCGAGCCGGTCGACGGTGGGCTGACGCGGTGGCGCACGCGGCTCCGGTTCGCCGCCGACGAGAAGGGTCGCCTCGGCTTCCGGGCCCGCCGGTCCCACGCCGTGGTCGCGCTTCCCGACAGCGGCTGCCTGATCGCCGACGATCCGCCCTATGGCGAGGCGGCCAAGGTCGCCGTCCCGGGTGAGGAGGTGAGCGTCGCGGTCGCGACCGAGGACGCGACCAGCGTCGGCCCTCGGATGGCGATCGGGCCTGATCCCGTCCGGCAGCGCGTGGGGGAGCGCTGGTACGAGGTGTCGGCCACCGGCTTCTGGCAGGTCCACCGCGAGGCGCCTGAGGTGCTGACCCGGGCCGTGCTCGACGGCCTGCGCCCCGAGCAGGGCGAACGCGCCCTCGACCTCTACTGCGGCGTCGGCCTCTTCGCAGGAGCGCTCGTGGACGCAGGCTGCAGCGTGCTCGGCATCGAGCTCAGCCGCCCAGCCATCGTGCACGCCCGGCGCAACGTGCCGGAGGCCCGCTTCATCGCCGCCCCGCTCGAGCGGGCCCTGCGGGACCTGCCCTCGAAGGTCGACCTCGTCGTCCTCGACCCGCCCCGCAAGGGGGCAGGGGAGAAGGTCGTGCGCGCCGTCGCTGCCACCGGTCCGCGGCGGATCGCCTACGTCGCCTGCGACCCTGCGGCGCTGGCCCGCGACCTCGCCACGTTCCTCGACGAGGGGTACGGCGTCGAGTCGATCCGCGGCTTCGACCTCTTCCCGATGACCCATCACATCGAGGCCGTCGCGATCCTCACCGCCCCAGTCGGCTGA